The genomic stretch CTTGGTCCATTCAACTTTTCAACCCCCAAAGATGGTTGAAGTGCAAGTGGTTGATGCGGAGGGAGGCGGTGATGGAGAAGAACAAAGGGGGTTCAACATACTgcgagaaaagaagaaagaatacGGAGGGGCAGATAATTACTAGGGTTGTTACAAAGAGAGAAGCAATAATTACTTggagtagtaattaagaacgctgtattggaaaagagagataaaagggtaaaattgtgaaaaaataattaatactgtatggggataataaaacgacagataaaagtacactagagcaaatttcttaaacgtcagttataaaaaaagggagatGAATgcactccctccctttttttataactgacgtttaagaaatttgctctaatgtacttttatctgtcgttttatTATCTCCATacagtattaattattttttcacaattttacccttttatctttcttttccaatacagcgttcttaattactactcctagtAATTATTGCTTCTCTCTTTGTAACAACCCTAGTAATTATTTGCCCCTCCgtattctttcttcttttctcgcAGTATGTTGAACCCCCTTTGTTCTTCTCCATCACCGCCTCCCTCCGCATCAACCACTTGCACTTCAACCATCTTTGGGGGTTGAAAAGTTGAATGGACCAAGAATTTGAAGATGAGTTAATTAAACAAGTGGTTGAAGATTCTTTTGAAGAAACAAGAGAGGATGAAGATGCAGAAGTTGAAGTCGAATGTGCCAAAATACATAAAGCTCCATTATGTATTGATTTGAATGAACCTGCAAAGAATACAAATAATGTATTTCTCTTGAGACTAGTTTATATAGTGAAGTCCTTATAGCCTCTCAAAATATTTGGTGGGAGTTAAAAATGTttaaaatttcaggttaaaaatttaggtgaaaatttttggtgggaaagtttttcattttagaaaCATTTAGTTTCATTTTAGAAACATTTAGTTTGGTGGGAGTTAGTTTGCATTGCTTTTGGCCTAGTAAAACAACACCATTTAGtactctagtgagagaaaatatgggtgaattggacaattaatgagggtaTAAAAGAAAAGTAGTGTACAGATTTaagcaatgaaaaacttttcttaattggtgtgcaaaaccttaaacttcagttataaaaaaagggagggagtaaaTTAATTTTTAGCATTAAATAGAGTTATCAAACAAGcactaaaaatagaaaaactaaaGCACCTTTTTTAAGGCCTTTAAAGCACGCATTCAAGCTGATGTTCGTCTGTCTGAACGTTGGGAGAATATTAGCTCATTAAATGTCATTGGCtatttaaaatgcatttttttttatgaaaagtTGAGAAGCAATTAGAATTTAGATCAACTAAGGTTAAGTTTGGATTGAGagatttgacaaaaaatttgaaattctctCAAAACCCTTTAGATTGAGCGGATGAATTGAGGGATATTTAGATTTATAATCTACCaattattttagggtttaaatatttttaaataattaataGATTGCAAACCCAAATACCTCCCAAGTAATTCAAACAAGCTGAGAGAGATTTGAGAGAATTTCAAACCTTTCTTTCGTCAAATGCCTCAAttcaaaagaaggaaattgaAATGTTTGTGATATATATTGCCTTTGAaagtttacttttttttttttggattatatGTTTATTTAAGTTTATCTTTGTCTTTATTGGAATTTCCGCGGTGACGTAACCCATTTCAACTGTATATTTGCCAAAGAAATTAACATTTAACCAAAATCGTTAAGAGGGGGCAAATCTGCCTAATACTTAAATTTAAGGATGCAAACTGAAATTAAACGAATGGCAAAGTGGAATTCACCCTAATACTATTGTGTTACCGCATTCACTGGGGTGCTGGAGCAAATTTTATGTCCTTTTTACTCAATTATTTTATGATTGATAcattttcatttcctttctctAATAGAATTATCAGTACAATTTTCTGCGGATTTGCTTTGACAATGACCATATGGATAGTATACATGCCTGCTGAGTAATTTTTCTGCAAAGGAGGGATATACCTTGGTCTCCTGCCCAAAAAAAGGGAGAAAGTGGAGAGGAAAGGATCAAGAGCACGGACGGTTGTCATGGAAGGGTGAAAATTTCTGAATGAGTTGTAATTCAAATTGAATTGTTGTACATTCTTACAATAGACACGTAATTATTATACATGAGACTCACATGAACAGTAATATAATATTATATCTCTATTGTAAAGATGTATAATCTGTTGAATTTGAATTACAATCCGTTCAAATATCGTTACACCGTTCCATACGATTGTCAGTGACAATTGTCCGTGCCCCTGCTTCGAGAGGAGGTAGTCATGGTGATAGTAGGAGTTTTCCCTATGAATAATTTCTCTCaatgaaacaagaaactaaTGTGGAATTATGATAAAAGTACAATAACATTGATAGGAAATCCCATTTTACATcaacaattaataaattttctttttcaaatccTTCCATCTCTCCCTACACTTTTGCCACTCCTAACTTCCAGACACATAATTTGAACTCTAAATCTGACTAGGAGAAGGCCTCTATGAGCCCTTCCGTGACCACTGGACAATAATTAATACGCAATATCATCTGAAAACCAAATCTACATCACTAGTTTGTCGCAGTTTCGTGACTTTCGCCACAGGAAAATATGTATGCTTGGACTTCGAATCTTCTGTCTCCAAATTAATCTCTATCCCCTCTATCCCCAAATATGTAGTCTTTGTGACTTTCGAGACTAATTTGGGGACAGAAGATTCGAAACCGTATGCTTGGTACTTGTCACTTCACAAACACAGATGGTAAGGAAAATTTGCTGCTGTGTTTGGAGTGTTGAGAGAATTGGAATTTGTGTGGAAATGAACTTGGATTTTATAGAATTTAGTAGTATAATTTCTGTAGAATACAATTTTAATTCCAGACAAATTTCAATCCTCTCGAGGGACCTCCCACAGCCTTAAGAATAAAACAAACATGGTCAAGTATTCCCCGAGACCTGCAAGGATCATCAATTAAAGAGCTGAATCAGTCTGCAGAATTTAAGCCATTAAAAATAATTTGTAAAATGAGATTTTGACCAAATTTGAACAGATCTACCTCTGTATTTAGTTACAAAATATATTCACTAAATGCACAATTGTCTAATGAAAAATAACACATTTATCTTCCATAATATTCGTCATGTATATCATTGTACCCtaggggaaaaaaagaataaaaaaagagtAATCTTCAATCTTCCTAGCCTTGGACTCTATTCAACCGGTTTATTCAtgtttttcacaaaaaaaaaaaaaagaacttgaCAGTCGAAGCATGAATCTTACAATCACTTAGCTAATGTCTCTGACCGCTTCTATGCTGGGTGTCGAGAACACCCTTTTTGTCTATTGTTCGATTGAAATAGTAATTAAAGAGTATTGATGCTATCCATAGCCATTAAAACAATAAATGTTGATTGCATATGCTATCAATAACCCCCAACCCTGCCGCAGAAATGGAATGGAAACTAAACAAAAGTGGTATTGTGAAAGGTAGAGTTAgtgttttgacaaaaaaaaaagaaaggtagAGTTAGTGATAAATACCATGCCTAAATGCCCTCTTCAATCATTCCTAGTCCCACGTATTTTGCAGGACATATGGCAAAACACCTGTTAAAAACTCATCGAGCAAATGAAAGAAGATCAaaacatttaagaaaattaaatattaaataaaaaGAGTTTCGAAAATCATACTTGCCCTCCCTCCCTCTAATGTTTTTGGGCTTTCGCCCTTGCTGAATTTTGGTCACACTTATAAATTTTCAAAACCTCATATTTttacatcttttttttttatttttttgaaaattataaattttacgTGTATAAAAAGTTCTCAGTGAAAACTTCAATATACTGCAGTCATATCTTGGAAAAGCTAAATAAATCAATGGTAatatgaaaaaacaaaaaagaagaagaataaataAGTAGAATGAAATTAAGAGTTGAAAAAGAAGTACCTGAGTCTGAAGAAGTTGAAGTTTGCCCTTTTGGCTCGAAGAATGACTTGACCGTGCTGGTTTCTGTCGCAGGAGACTTTCGCATAAGCGAACAAGTGGAGAGGAAGGATGTATCTACCAGTCCAACCTCCATTTGCATACACCATTAACATTACTTCTTCTTCAAGACCACCGTGATCATGATCTTGATTACTACTGTTGAAAGTTGTGGCCATTATTCTTGTGGATCTACCTGGCTTGATCCTCAAAGTTTTCTTGAATTCATCAGGTCTAGCAGGGTAAACCCACATTCTAATTTCAATATTGTACAATGTCCTATTTTCTAGCACAGTAACTCTATTTCCCattctttcacaaaattttgccCTTTCCGTGACACCCCTTTTTTTGTTGGTTTGGTCTGGCTAAACTTGATCAAAAAATTGCAAGAGATGGAAACTATAGGTGCTCGTGTGCTGGTGTAGTAGGGAATTAACTGAGAGAGAAAGAGTGAATGGGATGTCAGTGCTGGTGTACTGATATGTGCCAAAAATAATGCCTCGTGAGGAAGTGGAAGCCTGGTAATTTATAGAAATGGAAGAccctttttctattttctcaTACTTAGCAAGGAAAATTGTATGATTATGCAAAAACTCAATTGGAAAGAATGTCACACTTCAAGAGgttatcttttgattttttttttttggtgggtttTTTTAACTTTGTACGGTTGGATTGGTTTTTTGTTCTTAGATGCTTGCTTGTGACGATTAATTAAGACCAACCTTTTAGACTGCTTCAACAAAATGGGACCCAAAGATGTCAATTTTTACACTGTTTGAAAGTAATATGGAAACTCAACTTGTCATACTATTGTGTATATTCTTAAATTATTGAGTAAATCAATAAAATTAGAGAATCTGTTATAGTTTGAAATCCAAAAATCGCAAGCATGATGTATTAATTAAGTTTTCAAATTACCACATAAATTACTAAAATTTAAGaaaagggattttttttttaaagtttaagtGAGAGGTCTCAAATCTGGGATTTCTCACTTGCACTCCTTCCTCCGTACCGTTATAAGAGTAATTTTTTGTAGAAAGGGAATTATTAGTTGTAATGTTGTTAAATTAAGCTTCGTACATATGTATTAATGCCACCAATGTGGACTTAAAAAAGTAGGATCGGCATTGAACTGAAGGAATCACAGAAGCTTTATCTCTGGAAATTTTGTCTGTTTTGATGATTGATAAACTGGCTTACAAGTTACAAAATccgaaaaagaaagaaagtccAGCAACTTGGTGCGGTCTTAATTGGTTCCTTGAACTTTCCTTTTCAATTGTTAGACGGCAATCAACAAAATTTTGCAACTTTACACATAGGACTGACTTGCCATCCCTAGTGAGCGTTTATTAAGTTGGAAAAAATTACGCATCTTTGCATCAAGGGCTTCAAGCCAAACTCAATAAATGGTCCTAAGATAATTAGGTTGCATTGTGATTGTAAGGCAACAAGTGGTTCTAGATAATTAGATTTCACTATGATTATGAGGTAATAAATAGTCCTAGATAGTTTTAAGGATTTTTTGAATGAGTACATATTCGACACTCATTAACATACCTATATTACACCAAATTTATCAATGTCGATACACACAATTACCATTATTACACCCTTGCATCTAGACATTTTCTAAATTAATTAACACTTTTCGAAAAACCCCTCTTAATGAGTGCTCGACGGCTGTTagccaaaaaaataatttaacatGGACCTTTTAATtaaaacccagaaaaaaaaaaggaacaagaagaagaatttAGGAACTAcatgtgtttttgtttttaaaaaaaaagaaaggcaagAGAACATATATTGCTTATAACACGTAACTTAATTATGACCATATATATAGCACATTCGACAAAAAATCGATCTGCATCTTTCATCTTTCAATTACTCTCCCTTTCTTGAATATCAAGAATAACCTTTTTGACTGTACTTATAATAACCTTTCGAAGTCAACAAAAGAATTTGATTTCTTGTCATGACAAGGAGTTGTACATTACCTTCAAGCGGTCCATTCTGCTTCATAGTACTGTACATGCAAGTACGCAAAAGTGGTAATATACGAGCCCATATGTTTTAGAAGGTGCAAAAGTTTGATTCTACTTCACAGCTTTGTGCTTCTTGCTTTGGAAGGCAGCTATAGCAACTgattttcctttgaaattcgtctttttttttctttttcttttgaaactttaaaatttttaaaaagtaaacAAATTGTGGTTTCTACAGAattgcaactttttttttttttttttcactttgtaGATGCCCAGTTGTTATGAAGTGAATTCTGGCTACCAAGGACACATATCCACATCTCTTTTTGAcgtgaaaaagggaaaaatgattCCATGTAAGAAAGCATCAAAGCTCATCCTATTTGTTACGAGTAAGCTTCTTCTATCcgctttttctttctctcaaatGTCACTAGTTTGCCTCTTTCCTTCAGTAGCAAGCAAGCTAAAATAGACCTACCAAGGTAGTCTCCAACTTTCCAGAGAGTGAGAATCTTCTTTGTGTTTTCTTCCCCCACAATCACGCAGGCTTTTAATCACTTTCTTGAAAATCAAGTAGATCGAGCATCGGGGCTCCTTCCATGAAAGAACAATAACAAAACAAGTTCCTAGTCCATTAAAGAGGAAATGTGAAATTaatctatatatataaacagaaaaaaaaatcctacttttttttgtcccaaaatctCCTGCTAGAATGGCACCGGATGCGTACAAATTCATCTGACAGCACGTTGGACTTTCCAATTCCGGCCAGCCCAAGCTAATTACCTAATACTAGTAGTCAAGCTCGACCACAGCTCAAGTAGCTGTCTCCATAACCACCACTACCAGCCCCAAGTGGCTAAATTCGAATTCGGAACATCAAGCTATCACCTTAGTAGTTTCTAtaatgaaaaattttgaatatcaTATTTTTAAGTTAAAGAGTAACTGTCCGTTTGGATTCCTTGTTTTTGCctctatttttgaaaaactgtttttcacattccaaatgctacagtaatgtgtattttaaaaacaattccaaaaacaccaatatccaaacattatatcaaaaacaactccaaatatacataatatgtatatttcaattatctatattatatatatatatttttattaatataaattgaaatatacaaattgaaaattatatatttatatattatatattatataaatatttatctacattaatattatacataatattgtatattatacataatataatataatataaataatatgtaatatttatacataatgtataaatatttatacataatatattatgtacattatattatataatatacattattaatgtGCTTTCAgtattatgtacattattgtgtataataatatataataacgttatgtataatatataatatacataatatgtaataaggtataaatgtatattatgtatattgtattatatatatacaatattatgtatattatacaaattgaaaattttatattatatattatatattatataaatatttatataatgaaatatacaataaatattacatattgaaatattatataaacaccatatttataatattataatatttataattaatattaatgtatattatatatattatatattatatttatttattcatattacaaatatttattttatttaaaatatatttttgtatatttataatatatcaatttatacatttatataatatttatttataatttatacatttatacatttataataatacaattatacatttctaaatatatttatattatgtattatatataatataatacatttataatatatttttatatttttatataaatatatttatttataaatatttataaatgtattataaatgcataattatatatttatataaaaatataaaaatacaaaaattatttattataatttataattgatacatttatataatattcatttataatttatacatttaaaataatatacatttatacatttataaatatatttattttatgtattatatataatataatacatttataatatatttttatataaatatataaatttatttatttataaatatttataaatgtattataaatgcataaatgtatataaatataaaattataaaaattataaattataaaaatactcaaaaatatgttttaaaaatacctctaaaaataatccaaaaaacatctacagtaaaagtttttcatatagtttttgaaaaataaccccaaaaacaactaatccaaactaacttgtatttcaaaaacgaaatgctactgtgttgtttttgaaaaacaatgtaaaaaacagctaatccaaatggACCCTAAGTTTTTTATACACTGTTAGTGtacaatttttttatatattaacaagtttagatcATATCAAtaacatgaatttaaatttgaaagtCAAAACATACACATGTGGCATACATCCATAGCtgttagtgtaaaaaaaaatttctatattGTCAGTGTATAAAAAGTTAATCCAAAGTTAAATTCACCGTTAAATGATAAAATAAGTGACTTTTAACTGTTAGATTATAACAATTTCAATTAGTTAAATTATAGGGTTTTCCTCTAAGTATACATTAGTCAATTTCCCAGGGCTCAATTTTTTTTCGTCTGTTTCAATTAGTCTATTTGTATCAATTTAAAATCGTTGGAAGAAATTCACAAGAAAGAAGTTGGAATGCCAGTGAATAAAAAACAAATGTATTTCAAACATGACAAGAAGATTCAAATGAGCCTAGAAGTATATAACCTATATAATTATACCGGTGGTGGAAAGTTCGTCAGGAAAATCATCAATATTCTGTAAAGCTGCGAGCATCTAGTCGATAGCACAAAGCAAAGAGCTATATACATTGACATCGGTTCTTAAATTCATATTGGAATCCAATTAACATACAACTCCAACTGGTGAAATTTCCAAAACTTAAccgccaaaaaaaaagaagaagaagaaacgaGAAACTAGTAATAAGAACAGAAGAAGAAATCTAGTGTAGGCTACTAAATCAAGTTTTAATAGTCAGTTGTTTGCTTAGGTGACGGTATTTgattggataaaataaattgGCTACTTGTTTGTTTTGACGGCAGTTTGATAACTCAATTAATATTTAGAAAAAACATAATGTCACTCCCCAGTTTTTCCATATCCTTTGctccttgaattttttttcctgaGGTTACCATCATATTCTCTATCACAATTCAGGTGCAtattaaaattaagtaaaaaatcAAACAGTCCAGCCAAGATAGTTTACAAAGTTTCCTCAAGGCACGagtcaagatatatatatatatgtgcgtGTGcgtgtgacgactggaaaattcgctcatattttcttaaaatttcctcttattttgattaaattattttataatatctttactactcatttactccctcaatagttgtaagaaataatagaattaagagttttgcccttagttttataattaggacaaattagggttttcacgacttttggtagtgtgattaattatggaggtgtgtgtactaaattcgggtggttaagagtgagttttagataagagaaagtgtgtgattagaagtgataataataagttagtgaatcataagttaaaacactcGTACgggcgagttaaggaaaaacggtgtgaaccgacatgtaccgtttgttaccgattgaatacaccacttgaacactactttattaccttaatctccttgctatTATATCAGAAATATCAGCCCTTCATTAGCCTTAAAGTGGCCAAAAATgttgaccaagaaaagaggaaaaaaaggaaaaaatttgagACTTAATCTTGCGGTGACACTTGGCGGCAATCCATCCAATTTTGACCAAACCaatttcctatcttcttatctttcttttggcttcatttcgtcttcctttcttcttcatgTTGGCTGAGCTtcaagagaggaaaaagagagaaaaaccacttcaactccaaccttgaatccatcttgtttgagtgaaatctcaaaaactaaaccgattaaacttctctTTTGATATTGGGACAGCTTTGTGTGGTAAAATTTTGGGAAGAAAGGGATTTAGTTTTCATTTACAAGCagcttttggaaggtataatgGTTGCCCTTCCTTTCCTCTTACTTATTCTTGCTAAAATTGGGAAAGACGCCTATGTCCTTGGTTCACTAtggttgattatttagttttggatgatatagtggaatgtttagctagggtttacatttttcAGCCTTGCTTATGGTTGTTTATCTAGTAATTGATGGTATTAAGCTGGTAATTGATAGTTTTGATGATATAGTACTTGATAGTAGTGAGTTAGGATATAAATTTAGAGTAGAAGTGAATTTCCACCTTTGATAGtggaatctgccctgtttttacaCTGTATGTTCGTCCATGAGAGAGGTCAAATCAGGccttgctcaaaacataaaaagttgtagggaattgaGTTAACTAGCTACcggtaaaatttcaactcaatcggagcactgtagcttgtgaaatgactaaaatacccctgactgccaaatgcctAGTTTAACcgacagttttctgttttctctgagatttcattTTTTGACCTTGAAGATGCAAGAACTGGGTGTTGATATCTTCATAGGAAATATAGGTCTCTGTCTTAGTTtcaaaacgccataaaatttaccccaatccgataagcgtaacttcAGTTGTGACCAAGACGCTggaagatgtcaaacctgttacttagctatttgtctttaaaactagtttccagctttgattttgatggttgcattactagaattgccttgtatttggatgacattgagcctagttgaagggctattgtgttaagattgcttatgtgtgaatttgggctgagttaaggaaaataatgaagtcataaatggctgaaaaataactaaatacaaagggcatgtcGCCCAAACTTTCACTCGAGAATTAAGCGTGTGTACTCACGACTTGAGcgaagatttgaggtcgaattgaacttggattgtctatGGTATTCGTGTCTTCTttcgtagaggtatataagctaaaatttcgtcgaaactcgtacccttgaaaaaatgaaagtagcgaccattcggaatatgttttcctcgtcttttagCCACTTTACGAACTTAAACGTTTTAACCGCTTCCTTATtgaaactaaaagagcgagcatgagttttttAGGGTGTGATAAGCCaaatgaatactacttaaatgagtttcatttatttgattttcttgaagcgaaactcctatgtttcgaactctagagagttctacattcttaaatgatattttatcgcagatttggattccaaccaaggagttgggcCTGAATGTAATTTTGAaaagcactagacctttggtgagtgcttccaaatacatgattgaacttgattctTGCTTTAAATCCTTTACCAACGTGATCGGATaagatttgcttggtttggtcgggcaagtgtgtactttatcgcacttgacctaattCAACTAAACACTTAATATCTCATTCATACTTGTACAAGTAATTTGATTtgcattgacctgtacttgtatttgtacttgtgtttgacttgtaagtgctgagcggcagtatgtaccacactctatccgagtgGGAAGTGTCTCTCATTCTCGTCTCCGTattttttctcttgattaagtcgattggtcatcgactatgttgactacttgggaacccaaaccccactagctagtta from Coffea eugenioides isolate CCC68of chromosome 8, Ceug_1.0, whole genome shotgun sequence encodes the following:
- the LOC113781675 gene encoding uncharacterized protein LOC113781675 isoform X1, whose product is MGNRVTVLENRTLYNIEIRMWVYPARPDEFKKTLRIKPGRSTRIMATTFNSSNQDHDHGGLEEEVMLMVYANGGWTGRYILPLHLFAYAKVSCDRNQHGQVILRAKRANFNFFRLRSRGILDHVCFILKAVGGPSRGLKFVWN
- the LOC113781675 gene encoding uncharacterized protein LOC113781675 isoform X2, which encodes MGNRVTVLENRTLYNIEIRMWVYPARPDEFKKTLRIKPGRSTRIMATTFNSSNQDHDHGGLEEEVMLMVYANGGWTGRYILPLHLFAYAKVSCDRNQHGQVILRAKRANFNFFRLRCFAICPAKYVGLGMIEEGI